The nucleotide window ACCGCCCGGCGGCAGCGCCAGCTTCAGGTTCTTGATCACGACGGTCATGCTCAGCGTCCTCCCTTGGCGAGGCGAGGGTTGAGCGCGTCGTTGAGGCCTTCGCCGATCAGGTTCAGTGCCAGTACCGAAAGCAGAATGGCGATGCCGGGGAATACCGTGATCCACCAGGCCTGACGGATCACGGTGCGGCCGGCGCCAACCATGTAGCCCCACGACATCAGGTTGGGATCGCCGAGGCCGAGAAAGGAGAGCGACGATTCCAGGAGGATCGCGGTCGCGACCATCAGCGAGGCCAGCACGATGACGGGCGACAGCGCATTGGGCAGGATCTCGCGCCAGATGATCCACCAGTTGGTCTGGCCGGTTACCACCGCCGCCTGGACATATTCGCGCGTGCGCAGCGACAGCACCTCACCGCGCACCAGCCGCGCCACCGGCGGCCAGCTTACGATGGCGATGGCGGCGACGATCGAGACGATGGACGGCTGCATGATCGCGACCAGCACGATTGCCAGCGCAAAGCTCGGAACGGTCTGGAAAAACTCCGTGAACCGCATCAGCGCGTCATCGATCTTGCCGCCGAAATATCCGGCTGTCGCGCCGAGCGGGATGCCGACCGCGAGCGAGGCCAGTGTCGAGATCAGGCCGACCAGCAGCGAGACTCGCGCGCCGTAGATGATGCCGGCCATCACGTCGCGGCCGAGCGCATCGGTGCCGAGCGGAAAGCCGGCCAGCGTGAACGGCGGCAGGAACGGCCGCTGCACCATGCGCCAGGGCGAGGTCGGAAACAGCAGGGGTCCAATCAGCGCCACGGCGACCGCGATGACGAGGATCGTGATGCCGATCATGCCGCCGGGATTGCGCAACAGCATTCGCGAAACCTGTTTCATGCGGCGAACTCGATGCGCGGATCGACGGAGCGATAAACGAGGTCCGTGATCAGGTTGAAGGCCAGCACCATGGCCGAGCAGACGACGAAGACGCCGAGCAGCAGATTGTAGTCGCGCTGCAGCAGCGCCTCGTACATCAGGCGGCCAATGCCGGGCCAGGCGAACACGGT belongs to Bradyrhizobium icense and includes:
- a CDS encoding ABC transporter permease, with protein sequence MKQVSRMLLRNPGGMIGITILVIAVAVALIGPLLFPTSPWRMVQRPFLPPFTLAGFPLGTDALGRDVMAGIIYGARVSLLVGLISTLASLAVGIPLGATAGYFGGKIDDALMRFTEFFQTVPSFALAIVLVAIMQPSIVSIVAAIAIVSWPPVARLVRGEVLSLRTREYVQAAVVTGQTNWWIIWREILPNALSPVIVLASLMVATAILLESSLSFLGLGDPNLMSWGYMVGAGRTVIRQAWWITVFPGIAILLSVLALNLIGEGLNDALNPRLAKGGR